Within Hydrogenophaga sp. PAMC20947, the genomic segment AAGGCGTCGTCGAGCAATTCGATCCAGTGGCGCACAGGGGTTTCGGTGCCGCTTTGCAGATGGGTGATGCAGCCGATGTTGGCGCTGGTGATGACCGCGGGCTTGAGCTCGCTCAGGTGATCGAGCTTGCGGTCGCGCAGCTGGTAAGACAGCTTGGGGTTGAGCACCGAATACGTACCGGCCGAGCCGCAACACAGATGCGCCTCATTTTTGGCCACCATCACGGTAAACCCCAGCTCGCCCAAATGCTGCTCCACGCCGCCTTTGAGTTGTTGACCGTGCTGCAAGGTGCAGGGAGGGTGAAAGCCCACCACCATCTTGGCGTCGGGCGCTTTCGCCAGCTTGGGCTTGAGAACCGGTACCAGCGCTGGCAGCAACTCGCTCAGATCTTTCGTGAGCTCACCAATGCGCTGGGCCTTGGCCGCGTAGGCAGGGTCGTCGCCCAGGATGTGGCCGTATTCCTTCACCGTGACACCGCAGCCCGACGCGTTCATCACAATGGCCTCGACACCCGATTCGATGTGTGGCCACCAGGCGTCAATGTTGGCTCGCATTTCCGCCTTGCCACCGTCCTGGTCGTTCAAGTGAAACTTCACCGCCCCGCAGCAGCCGGCCTTCACTGCGATCACGGTCTCGATGCCAGCGGCATCCAGCACGCGCGCGGTGGCGGTGTTGATATTGGGCATCATCGCTGGCTGCACACAGCCGGCCAGCATGAGCACCTTGCGCGCATGCGTCTGCCTGGGCCAGGCGCCTGCATCCTGCCTGGCCGGTACTTTGCTTTTCAAAGCCGCTGGCATCAGCGGGCGCACCATCTGTCCCAGCTTCATGGCGGGGCCAAACAGCGGCGAAGGCAGGCCCTCCTTGAGCAACCACCGCACGGCCTTTTCGGCCGCCGGGCGCTCGACCTTTTCATCCACGATTTTGCGGCCAATGTCGATCAGGTGGCCATAGTCCACCCCGCTGGGGCAGGTGGTT encodes:
- the glcF gene encoding glycolate oxidase subunit GlcF; the protein is MQTNLSPEYQARADGRAAEAILRKCVHCGFCTATCPTYQLLGDELDGPRGRIYLMKQVLEGAEPTRKTQMHLDRCLTCRNCETTCPSGVDYGHLIDIGRKIVDEKVERPAAEKAVRWLLKEGLPSPLFGPAMKLGQMVRPLMPAALKSKVPARQDAGAWPRQTHARKVLMLAGCVQPAMMPNINTATARVLDAAGIETVIAVKAGCCGAVKFHLNDQDGGKAEMRANIDAWWPHIESGVEAIVMNASGCGVTVKEYGHILGDDPAYAAKAQRIGELTKDLSELLPALVPVLKPKLAKAPDAKMVVGFHPPCTLQHGQQLKGGVEQHLGELGFTVMVAKNEAHLCCGSAGTYSVLNPKLSYQLRDRKLDHLSELKPAVITSANIGCITHLQSGTETPVRHWIELLDDALKV